A region of Stigmatopora nigra isolate UIUO_SnigA chromosome 6, RoL_Snig_1.1, whole genome shotgun sequence DNA encodes the following proteins:
- the LOC144198269 gene encoding essential MCU regulator, mitochondrial-like, whose product MRRIALVSPSLYDVYHPLFCVTEKMAMNVLRVFLRSNTRNYALLGRNNPSKISYLNKATQTRNAVSSSTGAILPKPDKTPFGLIRMTAVVVPFLYVGTLISKNFAALLEEHDIFVPEDDDDDD is encoded by the exons ATGCGTCGTATTGCCTTAGTCTCGCCCTCTTTGTATGACGTTTACCACCCACTATTTTGTGTCACTGAAAAAATGGCGATGAACGTTTTACGGGTGTTTCTACGGTCGAACACCAGGAATTATGCCTTACTGGGCCGTAACAACCCCTCAAAGATATCATATCTAAACAAGGCAACGCAAACTCGAAATGCTGTTTCTTCGTCTACTGGAGCAATCCTCCCAAAACCGGATAAA accCCCTTCGGTCTCATCCGCATGACTGCAGTGGTGGTGCCATTCCTCTATGTGGGAACTCTCATAAGCAAGAACTTTGCCGCTCTTCTGGAGGAGCATGATATCTTTGTCCCCGaggatgacgacgacgatgactGA